A stretch of the Cyprinus carpio isolate SPL01 unplaced genomic scaffold, ASM1834038v1 S000006675, whole genome shotgun sequence genome encodes the following:
- the LOC122144434 gene encoding putative nuclease HARBI1 codes for MAGVVHRHHNFARRGYRQRVYVERTKPLEQYTTEELYVRFRFGKADIEYLVNLLRPKLQHRTQRSHGLSVEDQILIALRFYACGTFYQVVGDYMGVVKSAVCDVVRDVSIALASLVNEFVSFPKDNQIAQAKRSFFLLGNMPNTIGAIDCTHVHIQAPHENEWEFINRKGRHSINVQLVCDADLIITNCVVKWPGSVHDARILRESALYRDLQTNRPDGVILGDSAYPLLPWLMTPFLTANTPAQARFNTAHCRARCAIERLNGVLKRRFACLNYLRAEPQKACNITLACIVLHNIATKRNVPLCADNDAPEPLGDPNQPPAFCQNEQTGRATRDAIVRHYF; via the coding sequence ATGGCAGGTGTTGTCCACCGCCACCACAACTTTGCCAGGAGAGGATACCGTCAAAGGGTGTATGTTGAACGTACCAAGCCACTGGAGCAATACACCACTGAGGAGCTGTATGTCCGGTTTCGCTTTGGGAAGGCTGATATAGAGTACCTTGTGAACCTTCTCAGGCCAAAACTTCAACACAGAACCCAAAGGAGTCACGGTCTGTCTGTGGAAGACCAGATCCTCATTGCTCTCCGATTTTATGCATGTGGGACTTTCTATCAAGTTGTTGGTGACTATATGGGAGTGGTGAAATCAGCTGTGTGTGATGTGGTGAGAGATGTGTCAATCGCACTGGCCAGCCTGGtcaatgaatttgtttcttttccAAAGGACAACCAGATTGCCCAGGCCAAGCGCAGCTTTTTTCTTTTGGGGAATATGCCCAATACTATTGGAGCAATCGACTGCACACATGTGCATATACAAGCACCTCATGAGAATGAATGGGAGTTTATAAACAGAAAGGGGAGGCACAGCATCAATGTCCAACTTGTGTGTGATGCTGACCTCATCATCACCAACTGCGTTGTCAAGTGGCCTGGGTCTGTCCATGATGCACGCATCCTGAGGGAGAGCGCTCTATATAGAGACCTCCAAACCAACCGACCGGATGGCGTAATATTAGGAGACAGTGCCTACCCACTCCTACCATGGCTGATGACTCCTTTTCTAACAGCAAATACACCGGCGCAGGCACGCTTCAACACTGCTCATTGCAGAGCAAGATGTGCAATTGAGCGTTTAAATGGAGTTCTTAAGAGGCGCTTTGCATGCCTTAACTACCTGAGAGCTGAACCACAGAAAGCATGCAACATAACCCTTGCCTGTATTGTCCTGCACAACATCGCTACTAAGCGCAATGTCCCTCTCTGTGCTGACAATGATGCACCTGAGCCCCTTGGAGACCCTAACCAACCTCCTGCATTCTGCCAGAACGAGCAAACAGGACGTGCAACAAGGGACGCAATAGTTAGACACTATTTCTGA